The Spirochaetota bacterium genome has a segment encoding these proteins:
- a CDS encoding UPF0280 family protein encodes MELRRGERVYRDFGDSARWTSYRVKVETTDLYVRTRGDYTEPLTALVAGLRDALRAHMDIQPEFLSSFSPVPRVPGAPGIVEDMYAASEAAGVGPMAAVAGAVAERTGRMLAGLSEEVIVENGGDIWLRVNQPVRIAVFAGHSPFSGRMGLIVKPERTPLGVCTSSGKVGPSFSFGRADAATIFADTAALADAVATGAGNLVNDDRDLERAASYAMGVPGVRGVLVLLGDSIIVQGEIELTAP; translated from the coding sequence ATGGAGCTTCGCCGCGGCGAGCGGGTGTATCGCGATTTCGGGGACTCGGCGCGATGGACCAGCTACCGCGTGAAGGTCGAAACCACCGACCTCTACGTACGCACCCGCGGGGATTACACAGAACCCCTCACCGCGCTCGTTGCCGGACTGCGGGACGCGCTTCGTGCGCACATGGATATCCAGCCGGAATTCCTGAGCTCGTTCTCCCCCGTCCCCCGGGTACCGGGGGCCCCCGGCATCGTCGAGGACATGTACGCCGCCTCGGAGGCCGCCGGCGTGGGACCCATGGCGGCGGTGGCCGGCGCCGTCGCGGAGCGCACGGGACGAATGCTCGCCGGGCTTTCGGAGGAGGTAATCGTCGAGAACGGCGGCGACATCTGGCTTCGCGTCAATCAACCGGTCAGGATCGCGGTCTTCGCGGGCCATTCCCCCTTCAGCGGGCGCATGGGGCTTATCGTAAAGCCGGAGAGAACGCCCCTGGGGGTATGCACCTCGTCGGGGAAGGTGGGCCCTTCCTTTTCCTTCGGCAGGGCCGACGCCGCCACCATCTTCGCCGACACCGCCGCCCTCGCCGACGCCGTCGCCACCGGGGCGGGCAACCTTGTCAATGACGACAGGGACCTGGAGCGCGCGGCCAGCTATGCCATGGGCGTACCCGGGGTCCGCGGCGTGCTCGTGCTGCTGGGCGATTCGATAATCGTCCAGGGTGAAATCGAGCTCACCGCCCCCTGA
- a CDS encoding radical SAM protein, whose protein sequence is MKYLFGPVNSRRLGLSLGVDLVPFKTCSLNCVYCECGCTTALTADVAEYVPTAAVIAELDAYLAPGPGLDVITFSGSGEPTLHSGLGRIIRHIREAYPSYRTAVLTNGTLFWREDVRRAVLDAHVLVPSLDAAGEEAFASINRPAPGITAARVVDGLAVLAREFTGELIVEVFLVPGINDGAEELARIRDACGRIRPARIQINALDRPGTEPWVRPASREDLERAAAFFAGFTVEIVARRALRDVQAGGAASGDLAKRLLATLERRPSTLDDLERTLGAAPTEIRAALDGLVRDGALDCKGMGGEEYYIVPK, encoded by the coding sequence ATGAAGTATCTTTTTGGACCCGTTAACTCGCGACGCCTGGGGCTTTCACTGGGGGTCGACCTGGTCCCCTTTAAGACGTGTTCTTTGAATTGCGTATATTGCGAATGCGGGTGCACGACCGCGCTCACCGCGGACGTGGCCGAGTACGTTCCCACCGCCGCGGTGATCGCGGAGCTTGACGCGTACCTGGCCCCCGGGCCCGGGCTCGACGTGATCACCTTTTCCGGATCGGGGGAGCCTACGCTCCACAGCGGCCTGGGCCGCATCATCCGGCATATCAGGGAGGCGTACCCGTCCTACCGCACGGCGGTGCTCACCAACGGCACGCTCTTCTGGCGTGAAGACGTGAGGCGCGCGGTGCTGGACGCCCACGTACTCGTTCCCTCGCTGGACGCCGCGGGGGAGGAGGCATTCGCGTCCATCAACCGGCCCGCGCCGGGAATCACCGCGGCAAGAGTCGTGGACGGGCTCGCGGTGCTCGCGCGGGAATTTACGGGGGAGCTCATCGTCGAGGTCTTCCTGGTCCCGGGCATCAACGACGGCGCAGAGGAGCTTGCGCGGATACGCGACGCGTGCGGGAGAATCCGCCCCGCGCGCATCCAGATAAACGCGCTGGACCGTCCGGGGACCGAGCCGTGGGTGCGCCCGGCATCGAGGGAGGACCTTGAGCGCGCGGCGGCGTTTTTCGCCGGGTTCACGGTGGAGATCGTGGCGCGGCGCGCGCTCAGGGACGTACAGGCCGGGGGCGCGGCGTCCGGGGACCTGGCGAAGCGCCTGCTCGCGACATTGGAGCGCAGGCCCTCGACGCTGGACGACCTGGAGCGTACGCTCGGGGCTGCTCCAACCGAGATTCGCGCGGCGCTGGACGGCCTGGTGCGGGACGGCGCACTCGACTGCAAGGGCATGGGGGGCGAGGAGTACTATATCGTGCCCAAGTAA
- a CDS encoding TetR/AcrR family transcriptional regulator codes for MTTRNAEKEEKRRMQILQAAYDVIAQKGYNNFTIEDIANMAGLSKGGVLHYFKTKEDILVYLLEQMYRVIEDTIRKRSQKYRSAEKKLKAILIAFIVTAKGHPALYTVLVDFWAQIPINPRVQNIHAKIYSIICDEVRLTIDAGVQAGEFQPVDSKNTAFAVVGMIMNAAIQWTFHKELYNIDHVTKTSMSMVMAYLRKKGA; via the coding sequence ATGACAACGAGAAACGCGGAAAAAGAAGAAAAGAGAAGGATGCAGATTTTGCAGGCGGCCTATGACGTCATCGCGCAGAAGGGCTACAACAATTTCACGATCGAAGACATCGCGAACATGGCGGGACTCTCGAAGGGCGGCGTACTGCACTATTTCAAGACCAAGGAAGACATCCTCGTCTACCTGCTGGAACAGATGTACCGGGTGATCGAGGACACCATCAGGAAGCGCTCCCAGAAATACCGTTCCGCCGAGAAGAAGCTCAAGGCGATACTCATCGCCTTCATCGTCACCGCCAAGGGGCATCCGGCCCTCTACACGGTGCTCGTCGACTTCTGGGCGCAGATTCCCATCAACCCGCGTGTGCAGAACATACACGCGAAGATCTACAGTATTATCTGCGACGAGGTGAGGCTGACCATAGACGCGGGGGTCCAGGCGGGGGAATTCCAGCCCGTGGACTCGAAGAACACGGCCTTTGCCGTGGTGGGCATGATCATGAACGCGGCCATCCAGTGGACCTTCCACAAGGAGCTTTATAATATCGACCACGTCACGAAGACGAGCATGTCCATGGTAATGGCGTATTTAAGGAAGAAAGGCGCCTGA